AGGTTCGCGCGGTTGAGATCGACGAAAGTGCGATCTCGCATAACTCCGGGTTGGCAGACATGTGTTTTGCTCAAGGAGGAACTCTTGAACGCCTTTGAATGCCTGGTTGCCGGACTTCGCCGCCTCCGGCAATCGCCTTCCCGCCCGCGCGCTGAGGCGGTATCATACCATCACCTGCTGCTTTGCGTTCTTGTCATCGTCATCCTCTGCTGGAATCCGGCTGCGGCTGGGATGGCCATTTTCCTTGGGATGGCTCTCTTGTTCACCGATTCATCCGATCTTGATCTGGTGCGAAGGTGTGCCCATGATCCCCATAACGAGGCACTCTGGCGCGAATTCAAAAGACGCTATGAGGGGGCCATCCGGCACAGTGTTGTTCGGACGCTGCAACGCCATAACCAGCACCATGCCGGCGCATTGCCGGCAGCCGTGGAAGACATTGTGCAGGATATCTACCTGCGGCTGCTGCAGCATAATTGCCGCGCCTTTCAGGTGTTCAAGGGTACCACTGAAGTGTCCTGGTTTTGTTACCTGCGCGTCATCGCCACGCACATCACGCTCAATCACTTGCGCAACAAGAACGCGGGAAAGCGCCCTCCCATCGACCATTCGCTCGATGCCCGCACCGATTTTGACCGCGAGCGGCAGTTGAACCAAGGCCGGACCACTGGCGATCACCAGTCGACGACCGACGAAGGCATTCGCATGATGGAATTGTACGATCAAATCAACTACTGCCTGGATTTGGCCTTGCGTGGTCCCAACAAAGCGCGCGACAAGCTCCTGTTTCAGCTCTACTTCTTTGACGGTCTCAGTGTCGAGGAGATTGCCACCAACCAGGGAATCGGCATGACAGCGCATGCGGTGGAGGTCGCGATTAGCCGCGTGCGGCAGCGGCTGTCGCATTTTGTTGACTGGGTGTGACATTCGATTTGCCGCTCCAACTTTTTTTGTGATAGAACTTGGGGTTTTGGTGTCTTTAAAGGCGAACGATCGAGCGCCTAACTTCCCAAATGAGCAGTTTCGAATTCCAGAGATTGACCGATCGCTGAGTCATGGCTGTGCCGCAGTCCGGGCGGGCACAGCCATCCTTCCATTCCTGTTCCTCTCAGAGCGAGGCAGCCAGGCCGGCGCGCGACGATTCTTGGGCTCCTGCCTGGAGCTGGGAGGAATGATATCACTCAAACTATAGCATGTCGTACTTTCCGAATGGGAGATTGGGTGTGGATGAGCACTTTGATTTAGTTGCTTGGCTCGCTCGGCGTCGCAGGATGCTTGATGGTCAGAAAGCAAAGGCCATGGCCGAGCATCTCACCGCGTGTGAGAAATGCCGCCGACTGGATGAACTTGCCGCGCATCTCGAAGTCATCGCGCTGCAGAACTATCAGAAAGGTGAACGAAAAGTTGCCGACCGCTGCCCGGAGGTGGAAACGCTGGCACTGTACTTTTCCGGTTTGCTGCCCTTCCTCAAGAAACGCAGGGTGGAACAACATTTGGCCGGTTGTGATTCGTGCCGCCATGTACTGGCGGAAATGATGCGGGCGGAATCCACCACCGCTGTCAGCGGTGAAGAATCCGTGGAACCGGCCCTGCAATCCGACAGCCACAGTGAGAGGGTTGTCGGACCGGCAGAAGGATCAAAACACGAGAGCGCTGCTGCAAGCAGTGAACTCACGGGAATTCCAGCGCAGGCGCCTGGACAATCCGCTCTCTGGATTACTCTCAAAGCTCGCTGGCGGCAGATGGACTTCAGGCCGCATCAGATGGCGGTGGCGGCAGTCGCTGTTTTGTTGCTAACCTTGACGGCGGGCCCCAAGTTGATCGTCTGGCGCAGCAATTATTCGGCACAGGCGGGGATGAAGCGGCTGGCGGAGCACCACGAAATCCGGCGGGGAGAATTGCGGTTTGCGGGCGATTTCCTGCCGGCAGAACTGGCGCCGCGCAGCGGAGATTCCGCGGAAGAAGATGCCGCAGTTGCGCGGTTGCTGCAAAAGAGCCTGTGGTGGAACCAAAACAACCCAATTGCCAAACGCGGTCAAGCCCTGCTTTCCTACTTCAATGGCGATTTCGCCACCGCCCGGCAAGGGTTGGCTGAATTGCTGGATAGCTCACGCAACGAAGCCGGGCTTTGGAATGACTTGGGGGTTGTGGCCGAGGCCGCGGGCGATACCACGCTGGCACTGGAGTATTTCAATCAAGCTCTGGCGAGCGATGCGACGTTGGCTGCGGCCCATTACAACCTGGCGGTGCTGCTGCAGAAGCTTGGCCGCCGGGTGGAAGCGCAGCGCGCATGGCAGCGCTATCAGCAAGTGCAAGATGACCCGGCTTGGC
The window above is part of the bacterium genome. Proteins encoded here:
- a CDS encoding sigma-70 family RNA polymerase sigma factor codes for the protein MFTDSSDLDLVRRCAHDPHNEALWREFKRRYEGAIRHSVVRTLQRHNQHHAGALPAAVEDIVQDIYLRLLQHNCRAFQVFKGTTEVSWFCYLRVIATHITLNHLRNKNAGKRPPIDHSLDARTDFDRERQLNQGRTTGDHQSTTDEGIRMMELYDQINYCLDLALRGPNKARDKLLFQLYFFDGLSVEEIATNQGIGMTAHAVEVAISRVRQRLSHFVDWV
- a CDS encoding zf-HC2 domain-containing protein codes for the protein MAEHLTACEKCRRLDELAAHLEVIALQNYQKGERKVADRCPEVETLALYFSGLLPFLKKRRVEQHLAGCDSCRHVLAEMMRAESTTAVSGEESVEPALQSDSHSERVVGPAEGSKHESAAASSELTGIPAQAPGQSALWITLKARWRQMDFRPHQMAVAAVAVLLLTLTAGPKLIVWRSNYSAQAGMKRLAEHHEIRRGELRFAGDFLPAELAPRSGDSAEEDAAVARLLQKSLWWNQNNPIAKRGQALLSYFNGDFATARQGLAELLDSSRNEAGLWNDLGVVAEAAGDTTLALEYFNQALASDATLAAAHYNLAVLLQKLGRRVEAQRAWQRYQQVQDDPAWRRRAAERAQENSR